The Arthrobacter russicus genome has a segment encoding these proteins:
- the phnC gene encoding phosphonate ABC transporter ATP-binding protein: MAHAPVIQHQHSEAIAVSHLSKDFGEVRALSDVSLSVPAGQIAVLLGLSGSGKSTLLRHFNQLELPSAGEVRVLGERVDALRGKELRRLRSRVGVIFQQFELVPSLSVMENVLTGALSRLTGPRLGLVSYPKALRAKALDHLERVGLGGKAFQRADTLSGGQQQRVAIARALMQDPEILLADEPVASLDPESSQQVMNLIREIGMERSLTVVCSLHQVELALSWGDRIIGLRAGSLVLDTPTEGLGKEQVMEIYGQVATSTAEIRAVQDELAEAVEQLSAASPDAVRGRNLRG, translated from the coding sequence ATGGCACATGCGCCAGTAATCCAGCACCAGCACAGCGAAGCGATCGCGGTCTCCCATCTGAGCAAAGACTTCGGTGAGGTCCGCGCGCTCTCCGACGTCAGTCTTTCGGTTCCGGCCGGCCAGATCGCGGTTCTGTTAGGCCTTTCCGGTTCCGGAAAATCGACCCTGCTCCGGCATTTCAACCAACTCGAACTGCCCAGCGCCGGCGAAGTGCGGGTTCTGGGCGAGCGGGTGGACGCTTTGCGCGGCAAGGAACTGCGCCGCCTGCGTTCCCGGGTGGGCGTGATCTTCCAGCAGTTCGAACTGGTGCCGTCGCTGAGCGTGATGGAGAACGTGCTGACCGGCGCCTTGTCTCGGTTGACCGGTCCCAGACTCGGACTGGTCAGCTATCCCAAAGCGTTGCGGGCCAAAGCTCTGGACCACTTGGAGCGGGTGGGCCTGGGCGGCAAGGCCTTCCAACGCGCGGATACGCTCTCCGGCGGCCAGCAGCAGCGGGTGGCAATTGCCCGGGCGCTCATGCAGGATCCGGAAATCCTCTTGGCCGATGAGCCGGTGGCCTCCTTGGACCCGGAGTCATCGCAGCAAGTGATGAACCTGATCCGGGAGATCGGCATGGAACGCAGCCTCACCGTGGTCTGCAGCTTGCACCAGGTGGAACTCGCGTTGTCCTGGGGCGACCGGATCATCGGCCTGCGTGCCGGGTCCTTGGTCTTGGACACGCCTACCGAGGGCCTGGGCAAGGAACAGGTGATGGAGATCTACGGCCAGGTGGCGACGTCGACGGCGGAGATCCGGGCGGTCCAGGACGAACTGGCCGAGGCCGTGGAGCAGCTGTCCGCCGCTTCGCCGGATGCGGTGCGCGGCCGGAATCTGCGAGGCTGA
- a CDS encoding ImmA/IrrE family metallo-endopeptidase, with product MFDPWQLLRSMPHITVVWTELSSKSAVTNGRDTVWLDKHLLQVERRCSLTHELIHIERGHTSCPPNAAEVRVRVETARRLIPFSELLEHKRWSRSVEELADCLCVTPHVLLDRISHLSTAEQAAFSRPDEEAPC from the coding sequence ATGTTCGATCCCTGGCAACTCCTCCGGTCCATGCCGCACATCACGGTGGTGTGGACCGAGCTCAGTAGCAAAAGCGCCGTGACCAACGGCCGGGACACGGTCTGGCTGGACAAACACCTGCTTCAAGTCGAGCGCCGCTGCTCGCTGACGCACGAACTCATCCACATCGAACGCGGGCACACCAGCTGCCCGCCGAACGCGGCCGAAGTCAGGGTGCGCGTGGAAACTGCCCGGCGCTTGATCCCGTTTTCCGAGCTCCTGGAACACAAGCGCTGGTCCAGGTCCGTAGAAGAACTCGCCGATTGCCTCTGCGTCACGCCGCATGTGCTGCTGGACCGGATCAGCCATCTGAGCACCGCGGAACAAGCCGCCTTCAGCCGCCCGGACGAGGAAGCACCGTGTTGA
- a CDS encoding choice-of-anchor G family protein produces the protein MSSDLAESEAQVVRSNALSAPLASLGYATTGNPSNPSQQSNALNLDLLADQFLELGGVQLPVFGSTGLLNLGSLGALNSFSESLTQQTSRASSGVLGDNGAIAVDQDGGVGTSPAYLDLIQLMKQLNITGLTDQVLDQARLDIGALATEVAQNTKDVSGRYAIAGLELGLRSPLVGSLPSRLETALTEAVAPINDLVASDGLLTELLGTIKKTINDGSIAGVSSLRVDSSTVTLNGLETAVKGVTQELLGSPISNSSGSLTIDLSTGMIKVDLAKLLKETGVGDLNNLPPNTNLLSDTSIEAVLQGIAEAVQGLTSKVAAAATSALNNVKVTMNLGVSAGCTTVLGVENCLAKGEVTVTGSLADFSGSSGTSPAITTTLAAAGIDFGTGIVNLVKPVLDNAIATTTGPLLKTAIATVTDQLPSVVESTTAPILSTLEPILKQALAQAVRVTINEQPTAAPRNGVGDLGPGSFTMRALSMELLPELAGNTGSPLISLGSASVRVAEAPDANANTAANANASSASNANANASSASNANANASSASNANANASSASNANANASSASNANANASSASNANTAANGSGSSLGALAVTGSNDPTPLLLGAGLLGLLGAGLLMAVRTQRNKKKGTPAEG, from the coding sequence GTGTCATCTGATCTGGCGGAATCCGAAGCCCAAGTGGTCCGAAGCAATGCGCTGTCCGCTCCGCTAGCGTCCCTGGGCTATGCCACCACCGGAAACCCGAGTAATCCGAGTCAGCAGAGCAACGCACTCAACCTCGATTTGCTGGCCGACCAGTTTCTTGAATTGGGCGGCGTTCAGCTTCCGGTCTTCGGCTCGACCGGTCTGCTCAATCTCGGCAGCTTGGGTGCCTTGAACAGCTTCAGTGAGTCCCTTACCCAGCAGACCTCCCGTGCGTCCTCTGGAGTACTCGGAGACAACGGCGCCATCGCAGTGGACCAGGACGGCGGAGTCGGCACGTCGCCAGCGTACTTGGATCTCATCCAGTTGATGAAACAACTCAACATCACCGGCCTGACCGACCAAGTCCTGGACCAGGCGCGGCTCGACATCGGAGCCCTGGCCACTGAAGTAGCCCAGAACACCAAGGATGTCTCCGGCCGCTATGCCATAGCCGGACTGGAATTGGGCTTGCGCAGTCCGCTGGTCGGTTCGTTGCCGAGCAGGCTCGAAACCGCTTTGACCGAGGCCGTCGCCCCGATCAACGATCTTGTCGCCAGCGATGGTCTGCTGACCGAATTGCTCGGTACGATCAAGAAAACCATCAACGATGGTTCCATCGCCGGCGTCAGTTCACTGCGGGTGGATAGCAGCACAGTGACGCTGAATGGCCTGGAAACAGCAGTCAAGGGCGTCACCCAAGAGCTGCTCGGCAGCCCGATCAGCAACTCCAGCGGGTCCTTGACTATCGATTTGTCCACCGGCATGATCAAAGTCGATCTGGCCAAATTGCTCAAGGAGACCGGGGTCGGAGACTTGAACAATCTCCCTCCGAATACCAATCTGCTCTCCGATACTTCGATCGAAGCCGTGCTCCAGGGAATTGCCGAAGCCGTGCAAGGCTTGACCTCGAAGGTTGCAGCCGCTGCGACGTCCGCCCTGAACAACGTCAAGGTCACCATGAATCTCGGCGTATCGGCTGGCTGCACTACAGTTCTGGGCGTCGAAAACTGCCTCGCCAAAGGTGAGGTTACCGTGACCGGCTCCTTGGCCGACTTCAGTGGCTCCTCCGGAACATCTCCGGCGATCACGACGACGCTCGCGGCGGCCGGGATCGATTTCGGCACCGGCATCGTGAATCTGGTCAAGCCCGTGCTGGACAACGCGATCGCGACGACCACCGGCCCGCTACTTAAGACTGCGATCGCGACGGTGACCGACCAGCTTCCCTCCGTCGTCGAATCCACGACCGCACCAATCCTGAGCACCCTCGAACCGATCCTGAAACAAGCTCTGGCCCAGGCCGTGCGCGTGACGATCAACGAGCAGCCAACCGCGGCGCCGCGCAATGGCGTGGGAGACCTCGGGCCTGGTTCGTTCACCATGCGCGCGTTGAGCATGGAGCTGTTGCCCGAGCTTGCAGGGAATACTGGCAGCCCGTTGATCAGCCTGGGTTCGGCATCAGTGCGGGTAGCCGAAGCTCCGGATGCGAACGCCAACACTGCAGCGAACGCCAACGCCAGCTCCGCCAGCAACGCGAACGCCAACGCCAGCTCCGCCAGCAACGCGAACGCCAACGCCAGCTCCGCCAGCAACGCGAACGCCAACGCCAGCTCCGCCAGCAACGCGAACGCCAACGCCAGCTCCGCCAGCAACGCCAACGCCAACGCCAGCTCCGCCAGCAACGCCAACACTGCAGCCAACGGATCCGGATCTTCCCTGGGTGCGCTCGCGGTCACTGGCAGCAACGATCCGACGCCCTTATTGCTGGGCGCCGGGCTGCTCGGACTGCTCGGTGCCGGGCTGCTGATGGCGGTGCGGACCCAACGGAACAAAAAGAAGGGCACGCCAGCTGAGGGCTGA
- a CDS encoding helix-turn-helix transcriptional regulator, which yields MRLRSIDTLRALLKQEGLSIGGLAQEAQCSKGFISHLLAGRRSSCTPALGVRIARALGVPVTVLFELNRPFVQRRRDQTPSLAAQPRTVADRPRGQPPTGDVD from the coding sequence ATGCGGCTCAGAAGCATTGACACCTTGCGGGCGCTATTGAAACAGGAAGGGCTCTCGATCGGCGGATTGGCACAGGAGGCCCAGTGCTCCAAAGGGTTCATTTCGCACCTGCTGGCCGGGCGGCGTTCGTCCTGCACACCGGCGCTCGGGGTACGGATCGCCAGAGCGCTTGGTGTGCCGGTGACTGTGCTATTCGAATTGAACCGTCCATTTGTCCAGCGCCGTCGTGATCAGACGCCCAGTCTTGCTGCCCAGCCCAGAACGGTAGCCGACAGGCCCAGGGGGCAGCCTCCGACGGGCGACGTTGATTAG
- a CDS encoding bacterial proteasome activator family protein — protein MSDSEAENTSEPVAEGVLAEGLQQGPAPEPAEQKRPRTALQDLVDEPAKVMRIGTMVRQLLEEVKSAPLDEAARSRLAEIHERSIKELEDGLSPDLVQELHRINLPFKDDAAPSEAELRIAQAQLVGWLEGLFHGIQTALAAQQLANQQTAAQLQLRQLPPGTMIAPGVVIGENGEPQRAAVLPDRSGKPDDGTPSPGQYL, from the coding sequence ATGAGTGATAGTGAGGCGGAAAATACGTCGGAACCAGTAGCCGAAGGCGTTCTCGCCGAGGGTTTGCAGCAGGGCCCAGCCCCGGAGCCGGCCGAGCAGAAGCGGCCGCGGACTGCCTTGCAGGACCTGGTCGACGAGCCCGCCAAGGTGATGCGGATCGGAACCATGGTCCGCCAGCTGTTGGAAGAGGTCAAAAGCGCGCCGCTGGATGAGGCCGCGCGCAGCCGGCTCGCCGAGATCCACGAGCGTTCGATCAAAGAGTTGGAAGACGGGCTCTCCCCGGACCTGGTCCAAGAACTGCACCGGATCAATTTGCCGTTCAAAGACGATGCTGCACCCAGTGAAGCCGAGTTGCGGATCGCCCAAGCGCAATTAGTCGGTTGGCTTGAAGGGTTGTTCCATGGCATCCAGACTGCTTTGGCCGCCCAGCAGCTGGCCAACCAGCAGACCGCCGCACAGCTTCAGCTCCGCCAACTACCGCCCGGAACGATGATCGCGCCCGGTGTGGTGATCGGTGAGAACGGGGAGCCGCAACGCGCTGCGGTTTTGCCTGACCGTTCCGGCAAGCCGGACGACGGAACGCCCTCGCCCGGTCAGTATTTGTAA
- a CDS encoding phosphate/phosphite/phosphonate ABC transporter substrate-binding protein produces MKTSAKVLVRLTAVGLTAALALTACGGGADPASTGSSTGTFAKDSDTLVMGMVPDEGQATSTYQPLADYVQKVTGKKVEVKQSTNYAALIEASIAGQVDVISFSAFTYLQAKAKGAAITPVGATITEKGTGKPGYYSTAIVPAGSDIKDVAGFKDKKVCFVSESSTSGYLFPQYMLKKAGIDTKTEITPVMAGSHDVSAQKVAKGTECDAGFAQEITVTTTGPAAGLFKADDLKIVDKSLVPGPPFAIADALPADLKKTLTEKISTVTVKDITDAGIASNPAFDKFFGDGNAPVDDAYYNDLRDFCRKLPEVKTCAGI; encoded by the coding sequence ATGAAGACCTCTGCAAAGGTTCTTGTCCGGCTTACTGCCGTGGGCTTGACCGCCGCACTGGCCCTGACCGCATGCGGCGGCGGGGCCGACCCGGCCAGCACCGGCAGCTCCACCGGCACTTTCGCCAAAGATTCCGACACCCTGGTGATGGGCATGGTCCCCGATGAGGGCCAAGCCACGTCCACCTATCAGCCGCTGGCCGACTACGTGCAAAAGGTCACCGGCAAAAAGGTCGAGGTCAAGCAGTCGACCAACTACGCGGCCCTGATCGAAGCGTCGATCGCCGGCCAGGTGGATGTGATCAGCTTTTCCGCCTTCACCTACCTGCAGGCGAAAGCCAAAGGAGCAGCCATCACACCGGTCGGTGCCACGATCACGGAAAAAGGGACCGGAAAGCCGGGCTACTACTCGACCGCGATTGTGCCGGCAGGCTCCGACATCAAAGACGTTGCCGGGTTCAAGGACAAAAAGGTCTGCTTCGTCAGCGAAAGCTCGACTTCCGGTTATCTCTTTCCGCAGTACATGCTCAAAAAAGCGGGCATAGACACCAAAACCGAAATCACTCCGGTGATGGCCGGTTCGCACGACGTCTCCGCACAGAAGGTCGCCAAGGGCACCGAGTGCGACGCCGGCTTCGCCCAGGAAATCACGGTCACCACCACGGGACCGGCCGCCGGACTGTTCAAAGCCGATGACCTGAAGATCGTCGACAAGTCGCTGGTTCCGGGCCCGCCGTTCGCCATCGCGGATGCGCTGCCTGCCGATCTGAAGAAGACCCTGACCGAGAAGATCTCCACCGTCACGGTCAAGGACATCACCGACGCCGGAATCGCTTCCAACCCGGCGTTCGACAAGTTCTTCGGCGACGGAAACGCTCCGGTCGACGATGCCTACTACAACGACTTGCGCGATTTCTGCCGCAAGTTGCCCGAAGTGAAGACCTGCGCCGGAATCTGA
- a CDS encoding phosphonatase-like hydrolase has product MTLESVKPLQTIPVRELKLAVLDMAGTTVADDGLVEQAFSRAVAAEGIEPGSDRFKSMLGYVRDTMGISKITVFMHLFDGDHGRAERANQAFERAYDDLVADGGLTAVPGAEDTIAWLRDAGMKVCLTTGFARHTQNIILESLGWMGLADLSLCPADAGRGRPYPDMILTAVLALDMDDVRETVVVGDTTSDIQAGLRSGASMVLGVLTGAHREGALRAAGASEVLSSVALLPEAVTPLVPVRRQ; this is encoded by the coding sequence GTGACGCTCGAAAGTGTTAAGCCCTTGCAGACAATTCCCGTCCGTGAACTCAAGCTGGCGGTGCTGGACATGGCCGGCACGACGGTGGCCGACGACGGATTGGTAGAGCAGGCTTTCAGCCGTGCGGTGGCAGCCGAGGGCATCGAACCGGGCAGTGACCGCTTCAAGAGCATGCTCGGATATGTCCGGGACACCATGGGCATTTCGAAGATCACGGTGTTCATGCACCTTTTCGACGGCGACCACGGGCGGGCCGAACGGGCGAACCAGGCGTTTGAGCGGGCCTATGACGACTTGGTGGCCGACGGCGGGTTGACCGCGGTTCCCGGCGCGGAGGACACCATTGCCTGGTTGCGGGATGCCGGCATGAAGGTCTGTTTGACCACCGGGTTCGCCCGGCACACCCAGAACATCATCTTGGAGTCGTTGGGTTGGATGGGCTTGGCAGATCTGAGCCTGTGCCCGGCCGACGCCGGCCGGGGGCGGCCGTATCCGGATATGATCTTGACCGCGGTGCTGGCGCTGGACATGGACGACGTGCGGGAAACCGTGGTGGTGGGGGACACCACCTCGGACATCCAGGCCGGACTGCGATCAGGCGCATCGATGGTCTTGGGCGTGCTCACCGGAGCGCATCGGGAAGGCGCGTTGCGGGCCGCCGGAGCCTCCGAAGTGCTCTCCTCAGTAGCGTTGTTGCCGGAGGCGGTGACTCCGCTGGTCCCGGTGCGCCGCCAGTAG
- a CDS encoding PaaI family thioesterase yields MTSAEPTVERSRTVNWTDPMIGAGLARTMSGLEYMQAMIAGQVPPPPITALMNMGAISAEPGMVTFTCQPDESQYNPIGTVHGGLVCTLLDSVCGCAVQTTLPAGQSYTSLEIKVNYLRPVLASTGELTAIGRVSKPGNRAAFAEGEVRDAAGKLIATASGTCLVFPF; encoded by the coding sequence ATGACCTCCGCCGAACCAACCGTTGAACGCAGCCGCACCGTGAACTGGACCGATCCGATGATCGGTGCCGGACTGGCCAGGACCATGAGCGGCCTGGAGTACATGCAGGCGATGATCGCGGGCCAAGTCCCGCCGCCGCCGATCACCGCATTGATGAACATGGGCGCGATTTCCGCGGAGCCCGGAATGGTGACCTTCACCTGTCAGCCGGACGAATCGCAGTACAACCCGATCGGCACGGTGCACGGCGGCCTGGTCTGCACGTTGCTCGACTCAGTCTGCGGTTGCGCAGTGCAAACCACTTTGCCGGCCGGCCAGAGCTACACCTCCCTGGAGATCAAGGTCAACTACCTGCGCCCGGTTCTGGCCAGCACCGGGGAGCTGACCGCGATCGGCCGGGTCAGCAAGCCCGGAAACCGTGCGGCTTTCGCCGAAGGCGAGGTCCGGGATGCCGCCGGAAAGCTCATTGCCACGGCCAGCGGCACCTGCTTGGTTTTCCCGTTCTGA